The Bacteroidota bacterium genome contains the following window.
ATGAACGGAATAATTGGAGCGTCAGAAATACTTCGAAATTCAGATTTGAATGACGATCAAAAAAACATGACAGATATAGTTCAGCGTTCGAGCGAATCTCTACTAAATTTGATAAATGACATTCTCGATTTCTCGAAAATTGAAGCCGGAAAACTTGAAATAGAAAATTTGTCTTTCAATTTCAAAATTTCAATGGAGAGTTTAATAGACCAATTTTCGATAGAAGCGAACAGGAAAAAAATTGAACTTATAAATATCATTTCAAGCAAAATACCGACATATCTTATTGGAGATGAAAATAGAATTTTGCAAATTCTAACTAATCTAGTCGGGAATTCATTAAAATTTACTAAAGAGGGTCAGGTAATTCTCAGAATTGAAAAAGGAGAAGAAATCTCGGAAAATTCAATTTTACTACATTTTTCTATTGAAGACACAGGCATAGGTATTCCGAGAGAAAAACTTGAAAAAATATTTGAATCATTCACTCAAGTAGATGGCTCAACAAGCAGAAAATACGGAGGAACAGGACTTGGTACAACCATCTCAAAAATGCTGGTCAATTTAATGGATGGCAAAATTTGGGTAGAAAGTCCTAATCCTTTAATCAAAATGCAAAGTGATAATCCCGGAACAATTTTTCATTTCACGCTCCCCTTAGAAATTGACAGTAATTCAATTGATATAAGCGAAGATACGGATATAGATTTAAGTAAAAAAAGGGTGATAATTGTAGATGATAATCCTGTAAATTTATATGTTGTCAATGAATTTGTGAAAAAGTGGCATATAAAAGCCGATTTGGTTGATAATCCCAACGATGCTATCCAACAAATAGCAAATAATTACAATAAAAATAACCCGTATGACATACTCCTTTTAGATTTTAATATGCCAATGATGAACGGTTTTATTCTGATAGAAAAAATCAAAACTCTTGGTGTGCATCATGGTTTGAAAATCGTAATTCTATCCTCTGATTCAATAAATGTAACAAAAGCAAAATGTCTTGAATTCGGAGCGGCAGATTGTTTGTTCAAACCTATAAAGCAATCGGCACTTTTTGAATCGATATTGAAACTTTATTCGGAGGGGAAAAATTCTGATAATAAGCCAAGCGAAGATAGATTGCCAAGTTTCATAAAAGGATTGAAGATATTAGTTGCAGAGGACGATCATATAAATCAAAATGTGATTGAAAAAATATTCAAACTAATGTCTTGCGAGATAAAAATTGTTGAAAACGGGCAACAAGCATTCGAAAAAATTGTGAATGAAAAGTTCGACATTGTATTCATGGATATTCAAATGCCAATATTAGATGGTATAGAAGCAACAAAAAAACTTAGAAAAATTAGAAATGATACAACCATAATTGCATTAACAGCCAATGCAATGAAAGGTGTTAAAGAATCTTGTATTCAAGCCGGAATGAATGACTATATTGTTAAACCTGTAAAAAGAGAAGATATTATTTGGATTATAGAAAAATGGGCTTTCAAAGATAAAACTCAAGCAATATAACAATAATTTGAAATTTGTATAGACTAAAACTTTAGTAATGAAGAAACATCAAGTTAATTTTGAGGAAAATTCATTGGTTTCATGTATTTCTCAAATAATTTTATTTTTCATATTATATATAACTCCATCATATAAAGAAAATCATCCATCAGAACATTTTTTGACAATAATAACATTTTTGTCAATTATTGGGTTTCGTATTTTTCTAATATTCATTGCAAAAAATACTATAAAGTATGAAAAACTAACAATTTTTGCAATATTACTTTCCTCGTTTTTTTGGTCTATTCTTTTTTTATTAGAACTTCTTTATGCAAGTGAACTGTCTCCAAAAATCTTCATGCTCCCAATACTTATTGTTGGTACTGGGGCTGCCGGTGCTTTCAGCATGTATAAAAGATTATCTTTAGTTATCTTAAATCTAACATTCCTAATAATACCTTCTATAATATATTCGTATTTTTTTTTCCCTGATTTTCCGATAATAATTTCTATTTCATTTCTGCTATTTTTTGCATTTATGGCTATCTATGCAAAAAAATATAATAGTACTTGGAATTTATTTCTTGAAGAGAAAAAGCTTAGCGAAGATAGAGCAAACAAACTAAGACAAAACAAAATTGAGCTTGAAGAAAATAATAAAACTTTAGGCAAAGCTCTTTCTGCTGCTAAGTTAGGAATGAAAACTAAAAGCGAATTTCTTGCCAAAATGAGCCATGAAATTAGGACTCCAATGAACGGAATTATAGGAGCTACAGAAATTCTCATTCACTCGAAACTTGATGATGAACAAAAAAATATGCTCTCAATTATCAATCGTTCAGGAAATTCACTATTAACTTTAATAAATGACATTTTAGATTTCTCAAAAATTGAAGCAGGAAAACTCGAAATCGAAAATTTCACTTTCAATCTTAGAGAGCTATTAGACAGTATTATCGACCAGTTCGCAATAAAAATAAATGAAAAAAAATTAGAATTAATCAGTCATATTTCAAGTGAAGTCCCGCAATTCATAATTGGCGACGAATCAAGATTAATGCAAATATTATTAAACCTTATCAGCAATGCCATAAAATTCACCCAAGAAGGTGATGTATTCATAAGAATTGAGCTTGAAAATATCCATATAAATACTGCATCTGTGCATTTTTTAATAGCCGATAGCGGCATAGGAATTCCAAAAGAAAAACTCGATTTAATTTTTGAATCTTTCACTCAGGCTGATGGTTCAACGAGCAGAAAATATGGAGGAACGGGATTAGGAACAACAATCTCTAAAATGCTGGTTGAATTAATGAATGGAAATATTTGGGTCGAAAGCCCAAATCCAAAATATGCCGAAAATGCAGATTATCCCGGATCGGTATTTCATTTTATCATTCCTTTCGGAATTAATTTCAGCGAAGACCACAATAAACAAATTTTACCTATTGATATTAGCAACAAAAAAGTAATTCTTGTTGATGATAATGAAACTAATTTATTTGTTTTGAGGGAAATATTAAAAACCTGGAATCTGAAATCTACTTGTTTTGAAGATCCAGAAGAAGCATTAGTTGAAATTGAAAAAGAAGAAAATAAAGGGAAGGGCTACGAACTGATGTTTTTAGATTATAATATGCCAAAAATAAATGGTTTTCAGTTGATTGAAAAACTAAAAACTAAAAATTTACACAAAACTTTAGACATTGTAATGCTTTCGTCCGACAATGTTTCGGTCAGCAAATCGAAATGTCATGAACTTAAGATATTTGAATGCACTTATAAACCAATTAAGCAATCTCGAATCTTTGAAATTTTAAAAAATCTTTATTGCACAACTGAAATTGTAAAGCCAATTGTAGTTGATGAAAACGTTGTTCCTTTAGCGATTAGAAAACCATTAAATATTTTGCTTGCGGAAGATAATCTTATCAACCAAAAAATTGCGGAAAAAATATTCGCCCGTTTAGATTATTCAATCACAATTGTTTCTAATGGCTTGGAAGCAGTCGAGAAAATGGAAGAAAACAATTATGATGTAATTTTTATGGACGTTCAAATGCCGGTAATGTCCGGAATTGATGCTACAAAAGAATTACGGCAAAAAAAATATGAAACAATTATAGTGGCACTCACTGCTAATGCAATGAAAGGAGATAGAGAAAAATGTATTGCTGCCGGAATGAACGATTATATTGTAAAACCGTTTAAAACAGAAAATATTGAAGTAATCGTAAACAAATGGTTTTAAGAATTATTTCAATTTTTTGATATTACTCCCAAGCTTTTTCCAGACAAAAGAATCATTTATCGATCGTTCCTCAAACAATTAATGATTTGAGTTTCAGTAAATTTGCAAGAAATTCGAAAGGCCTGCTTAGTCCTAATTTGCAGGATAGTATAAAGTATCCGCCAAATTCATTTTGACTTGATAGCCTTCTCCTGTGTTCATGTTCCCAATAAGATTGACACCATATTGAGGATAATAAACTTGTCCCAAACCATTTTTTACAATTTCAATATTTAAGTCAATTGAACTAAGCATAGTAGAAATCGGAGCGGAATTGTTTCGAAGATAACCCAAATAGCTCCAGCCAAGTGGTATATTTATGGCTGTGTTTTCAGGAATAGCAGCATTTCCTTCAATTTCAATAATCTGAGATGAATTTGTTTTAATCTGATATCCCTCGCCAAGAATAAGATTTCCTATTAGGTTTACACCAAATTGTGGATAATAAACACTACCCAAACCATTTTTTACTATAACAACTTCTGAAACA
Protein-coding sequences here:
- a CDS encoding response regulator, whose translation is MKKHQVNFEENSLVSCISQIILFFILYITPSYKENHPSEHFLTIITFLSIIGFRIFLIFIAKNTIKYEKLTIFAILLSSFFWSILFLLELLYASELSPKIFMLPILIVGTGAAGAFSMYKRLSLVILNLTFLIIPSIIYSYFFFPDFPIIISISFLLFFAFMAIYAKKYNSTWNLFLEEKKLSEDRANKLRQNKIELEENNKTLGKALSAAKLGMKTKSEFLAKMSHEIRTPMNGIIGATEILIHSKLDDEQKNMLSIINRSGNSLLTLINDILDFSKIEAGKLEIENFTFNLRELLDSIIDQFAIKINEKKLELISHISSEVPQFIIGDESRLMQILLNLISNAIKFTQEGDVFIRIELENIHINTASVHFLIADSGIGIPKEKLDLIFESFTQADGSTSRKYGGTGLGTTISKMLVELMNGNIWVESPNPKYAENADYPGSVFHFIIPFGINFSEDHNKQILPIDISNKKVILVDDNETNLFVLREILKTWNLKSTCFEDPEEALVEIEKEENKGKGYELMFLDYNMPKINGFQLIEKLKTKNLHKTLDIVMLSSDNVSVSKSKCHELKIFECTYKPIKQSRIFEILKNLYCTTEIVKPIVVDENVVPLAIRKPLNILLAEDNLINQKIAEKIFARLDYSITIVSNGLEAVEKMEENNYDVIFMDVQMPVMSGIDATKELRQKKYETIIVALTANAMKGDREKCIAAGMNDYIVKPFKTENIEVIVNKWF